Proteins encoded by one window of Pelmatolapia mariae isolate MD_Pm_ZW linkage group LG14, Pm_UMD_F_2, whole genome shotgun sequence:
- the hepacama gene encoding hepatic and glial cell adhesion molecule a, with product MKVERKPSSRDGSFADIPPLLKLLGLLVFVLSGEVSGVNVTSQTQVVRGTVGKEALLSVSYSSSSTDKPVVKWQLKKDKVKPITVVQSIGTDIIGNLRPEYRNRILVFENGSLLLHNLQLSDEGVYEVEISITDDTFTGEHYIQLTVDVPISKPYIQMMASSVLEYSEHFNLHCSHDNGTKPVYSWLKGGKVLTNDSRLLLSHDQKVLTISRVLMSDDDIYTCTVENPISNMKSSPVRLTVYRRSSLYIILSTGGIFLLITLVTVCACWKPSKKKHRPVPQRAPVYVEQSENGHDVDVVPKPSTLGRRSPMPLYVLNEDESLERLEECAGNAMSQSETSLPATYASVPPPSSHRTDRPVWSTPRRYPRSSSPLAQPLPQPLPGSSLRPVRSPAHSPGSSPRSFSPVRMVRPPVGIPTGHLPVEVECADTSDQTHTPPQH from the exons ATGAAGGTGGAGAGGAAACCCTCCTCTAGAGACGGCAGTTTCGCTGACATTCCTCCTCTGCTGAAGCTCCTTGGCCTCCTCGTCTTTGTCCTTTCAG gtGAGGTGTCAGGAGTGAATGTCACAAGCCAAACCCAGGTGGTGAGAGGAACGGTGGGCAAAGAAGCCCTTTTGTCAGTCAGCTACTcgagcagcagcacagacaaGCCTGTTGTTAAGTGGCAGCTAAAGAAGGACAAAGTGAAACCGATCACTGTCGTGCAGTCCATAGGGACGGACATCATTGGAAACCTGAGGCCCGAGTATCGCAACCGCATCCTGGTGTTTGAGAATGGCTCGCTGCTGCTTCACAACCTGCAGCTGTCGGATGAAGGAGTGTACGAAGTGGAAATCTCCATCACAGATGACACCTTCACTGGAGAGCACTACATTCAGCTCACAGTGGACG TTCCTATATCCAAGCCTTACATCCAGATGATGGCCTCTTCTGTCCTGGAGTACAGCGAGCACTTCAACCTCCACTGTTCCCACGATAATGGCACAAAGCCCGTCTACAGTTGGCTGAAGGGAGGCAAAGTGCTGACGAATGACTCGCGTCTGCTGCTTTCGCATGACCAAAAGGTGCTGACCATCTCACGCGTTCTGATGTCAGACGATGACATTTACACCTGCACAGTGGAGAACCCCATCAGCAACATGAAGAGCAGTCCTGTCAGGCTCACTGTCTACA GACGGAGCTCGCTATACATCATCCTGTCCACTGGGGGCATATTCCTCCTGATCACCCTGGTGACAGTGTGTGCCTGCTGGAAACCTTCCAA GAAGAAGCACAGACCTGTCCCCCAAAGAGCTCCTGTGTATGTGGAGCAAAGTGAAAATGGCCATGATG TTGATGTTGTACCCAAACCATCTACACTTGGTCGAAGGAGTCCTATGCCTCTTTATGTTCTCAATGAAGAT GAGAGCCTGGAGCGACTGGAAGAATGCGCTGGCAATGCTATGAGCCAATCAGAAACGAGTCTCCCCGCTACCTACGCTTCAGTCCCGCCTCCTTCCTCCCACAGAACTGATCGACCAGTCTGGTCCACCCCACGCAGATACCCTCGCAGCTCCTCTCCACTCGCACAACCCCTTCCACAACCCCTTCCAGGTTCCTCCCTACGCCCTGTCCGCTCCCCTGCTCACTCCCCGGGCTCATCTCCACGCAGTTTCAGTCCTGTGAGAATGGTCCGTCCTCCTGTAGGCATCCCAACCGGCCACCTGCCTGTGGAGGTGGAATGTGCAGACACCAGCGATCAGACTCACACCCCACCACAGCACTGA